attatgATTAACTACTAACCTCTACTACTAAACTATGTGGGTCATTATGGCATTCTGCTGCGAGTGAACCTACCTTTATTGAAAGCGCATACAAGTGATTTAGCATGACGTGGTTGGGTTCAGGAAGCAGGGCAGGGTCACACTGGCAACAGACAGTAAGAGGAAAATCACAAAGAAATCAGTAACATGAAAAGATGAGTCACATCAGGGTTTGAGAACTGACATCCAGTTTGTAAAGTGACAGATGAAGCATGAAAGGTGGAGATACTGACAGATATATTGGTGTCCTTGTTGAGAATGACTTGAAGCAAGTGAGGTGGGAGGATGGGTGGGGCTTTGAAGTGTTCCTCAGGTCTGAAGCTGTACTGCTCTTGTCCATATGGGCCAGGAGGGGAGCTGGACAGGTCTGAAGATACAACAATCACATTTACATCACAGttcacacacgcgcgcgcacacacacgcatactaAGAACTTTATTAAAACATTAGCAAAAAGAAAGTCAAAGTTTACTAAAAACAAAATAGTTGTGTGTACAGTACCACTCACACATTCATAtcaatgggtgggtgggtgtgtccaaacttctgactggtactgtacttcTGCATTTATTATTCAACCCGCTGCCTAGGAGCTGTATTAACACTTAAACTGCTGGCTCTGTTAATCCAAGGTCAGGAAAGGCATGCTGTGATATGACAAGGCACTTTTCCAGTTGCTATTTATGCAAGCTGATTTCCTTGACTAAATAACTGAATAACAGAGCGGGCTGACCTGACGTGTCGGAGCACTCCAAGGAGTCGACCTGAAGGGCGTCAAACACCTCAAAGTCAGACTTTTTCACATGGATCAGGTTGTTAATGGTGCCCATCTGGCTGGTTACTACCggctgcagaaaaagaaaaagagaaatcatcACAGAGGAAATGAGGAAGCAATTGTAAAATGGGCAGTTTCCTGAAGATCTTTCCCTTAGGTTTAAGATCTGTTTAGCTGCTTTCACCCATTGCAAGGGCTTTTCAAGTAtcacactaaaaagaaaaaaaaagaaaaagcgaGAGATGCTGTTGTACCTCTGAGGGATCATGCACCCACTGTCCATCTACAAAAAACTTGTACTGGTGCTCTCCTTCAGGCAGGTCCAGAATTGCTACAAAGTCATTATGGCTTCAAAGAGAGGAGAGTATTAGTGTGATACCAGAATCCCTCATCTACAATCTCTGAAGCTACATAATTACCACAAACTCACTCATAAAAAGATAATGAACGTGAGAATGTACTGACATCTACTTCCTGTTTACCTTTTATTTAGTGGTATCTTTGTGCTCCAGTTATTAAAAGAACCAGCTATGCAGACCTCCTTCCCACCTCCAGCCCAGCGGATCACAGTGGGTCGAGCCTGAGGACCAGTTTTAACCAGGTCATCCATATCTGGGGTGAATTCTTTCTCTCCTGATGTCTGAAAGTAACAAACATGCAAATCCCAAATGTAAGCTGTCCTGAGAGAAAAGTTTTGAAATCTGGGAAGCTCATCATGAAGTTTCCATACAATAATCAGTATTTTTGTATGCATACCTTAGTTTCAGGCCCGTGGGTGTTGAAGGTGTTGGGGTCATCTGTGCTGTCCACCATCTTGCTACTGGGTTCATGGTCTTTGGAACTTCCTCCACTGTCTGTGCGATGGGCCTTGGTGCCATGGCGATCACCGGCCACCCTGTCACTTGTGTTGCCCATgatgctttactttttttttataataccaCTGAAAAGAAAGGACAGTATGTTATGCTTCTATGGCAGGCCCTTGAACCGTCTCTTCAAAAAAAGCACACTGATTTTGGTGACATTTGACTTTTAGGCTGGGCTATAATTAGTAACAATGTGTTTTGACCAACAATGTCTTGTGTTTGAATTTACTCGAGAACAatgtcacctaggatgttcaaattcacaccatagatgcatctactaaaaatcttagatgagtttgaatctcggcgaccttgacctcaaggtaaaggtcaagggaaaattatgggcatggacaatGGGACCTATGTGTTATCTCGGTGagtcagtgtttggagagttACATGTTTGTGAGAGGGACaacgttcaaatcagctaaaacgtcTGCAGGGGGTGGGCTTTATTGTGCCCAACAACAcgtgtttttttgttatttttggagttaattagtattttagaggggttttttttgcatctctGTTAGTTACTTGTAGCTGCTATACAAGGAAAGCTCAATTAATTGGCAGCCTAATTTATTGCATCTGCACCAATGCAAACCCCTAAATGCTGCTGACAACAAATTACAAgtcggtgttgtgccaaaaagtgatcaccAGAAAACGATTGCCCGTATTTAAActgtgtaaatgacttgctgacctataatctgagaaaaatatgtcaaacatttctctcgtgaatgatatcaagtaattttgagtaagaaactacatttctgtcacaaggtagacgctgcaatcagtttttggcagcgacttttatatattctttatttattagggtaaaaactgtgatcggtcagattttaaagagaaatctggccaagagggcagcagaaatcagaacaaatataacattacagtctataaagatattttaagttaccaaagaggactggatttattatgatgtacgtgcaataatgcagagtcataaacataattgaaaaacaggtcatttctttattttatatttaagcccttcataaaccctattgactacactctagtcaccaatataagcaaagacattacacataaaagcacatagaaacatcgaaaatcactttatggcagacgatcactttttggcacaacaccggataTCAATTTGCCACGGTCTACCGCCATTTATCTGTAATGACAATACATCACAGACAGAGGCTGAGGCTGGCCACAAGCCTATTGTGGTGTATGTGTAAATATAAACTGCGCCTATTACATGGAACCATTTGTTTAGTATGACAAACACCACCGTAACACGATGAGCAACAGCCTGACTTACGCAAGAAGCTAAACGGTTTTCCAGTAGGGCTAACTGGCTTACTAGTAGGCTAGGCAGATAAAGAAAGACAGATGAAACAGTGACTGTCTCCTGGCCGTGAACCTGGACTTGAATCAAAAACCGCATAACGTAAATAGAATCATGCTTTCAGGCATAATGTAGTAAGAAAGCCTCCATTAGTTCACGCCCACTAGCTAAGCTACTTCCAGATCAACAAGTTTTTACTACAGAAACTTAAAGAAAACCATATACATACAGTTTTACCATTAGTAAATAATTATGCGTACCCATACAGCTTGCTAGCTCTGACTTACCTTGGTTTCCCCGCCGGCTGCTGTTGAGCGGTGCCCACCTCAGGTCACTTAGCAGGAGAATATTTTTAGCCGCTGCTTGCAGTTAAAGTTAGCTGACTGCTAGCTGTCACTGTCCACAAGCAAACGATCAGACTCT
This portion of the Archocentrus centrarchus isolate MPI-CPG fArcCen1 chromosome 17, fArcCen1, whole genome shotgun sequence genome encodes:
- the prkab2 gene encoding 5'-AMP-activated protein kinase subunit beta-2, whose amino-acid sequence is MGNTSDRVAGDRHGTKAHRTDSGGSSKDHEPSSKMVDSTDDPNTFNTHGPETKTSGEKEFTPDMDDLVKTGPQARPTVIRWAGGGKEVCIAGSFNNWSTKIPLNKSHNDFVAILDLPEGEHQYKFFVDGQWVHDPSEPVVTSQMGTINNLIHVKKSDFEVFDALQVDSLECSDTSDLSSSPPGPYGQEQYSFRPEEHFKAPPILPPHLLQVILNKDTNISCDPALLPEPNHVMLNHLYALSIKDGVMVLSATHRYKKKYVTSLLYKPI